In Pseudomonas lalkuanensis, the following are encoded in one genomic region:
- a CDS encoding PilC/PilY family type IV pilus protein, whose protein sequence is MKPFAQSLISAGAAFLYMSISATVALADDTEIYVGLTPKADKKTNPNVLLVLDTSGSMSSGVTGTTCTAGSTIIDLCDGSGRNAKLSRLGVVKLVTAELINELKADGKINFGLMRFDMQAQGGMITYPIAPITDGADTIIQRLNRYRANGNTPLSETLYEAARYYRGDRVYYGLTSSTKDTEGSNPPTVFTPSVRQSYTGSNITEYSNLSTSYSRNNAKYISPIESSCQKNHIIYLTDGAPTGDTDASDAIRSLTGKSCGNNNGECMDELSEYLFEEDQSSIQDGKQTVTTHTIGFFEDSPLLESTATRGGGKYYTADDVSGLIKSLRTILNEILAQNTTFTTPTVSVSAYNNIGYRNELYYALFRPAQGSRWPGNVKRYKLGKDANGAAEIQDANGRAAISYSGDDAGFFKTTAQSWWSPTVDGADVSKGGASSQLTTPTTRKLYTYTGAELPPGSTSATLSSYPLVTGTAGNHVTATMLGDQNMTAQMRTQIINWARGNELDKDGNVVGNNLFIGDLLHNEPKLVSYRVDNSTTTPQETLYMFFGTNQGGLHAVDPTNGAEKFAFIPKELLPNLKDYYQNPQGVDTKRYGLDGHITVWVEYADAVANVRSANRVNVIAGMRRGGRNYYALNVLDIDSPKLKWVIKGGTGGTTGFEKLGQTWSAAKLAKVKWNGAIKPVLFFSGGYDPTQDNDSPNLPRNDSYGNALYMVDADTGSLLWRAGHTSETGANLTISTMTNSIPGGPTLVDITGDGLVDTMFMADMRGQVFRFDIRQNNTGAANFATGGRIARLGDDNSITSDDSASSNRRFYYAPDVSLVRERGGNTYYTIALGSGWREHPLNETTVDRFYALRDRNVLSAPTTYATMTEANMVDATGVNLSDAEYEQTKQEIDQKLALIEQYNTAAVTAEANFDQYKVSIGHTAKRDALLAKNTEITTLRQELDTLGATIDALESELGRIAPANDQQTQVVETQGLVKDLTDKLVGLKDSAQIAAITTIQNQLASLYNTQLSIQGVIATKEAAIQQKQQAIAATAAAGQPTATLQQELVALQEGLYGRPDDPDTTEDDSSPADPNLTMRTALISDTNSAELSTLQNNLVTTLNDLLLAMQNSDQSQIDQKQGELTTASNALNDKLGSLGISNLSGSNLAVSDLLARDETTKQKELAAQEQNLATSISNQTATLDSRTASLNTAIAERDVIQGEMDTLAARPYDASSNLLTSAQLADARANDADGTLTWFEAYNYLLLAARGVAQSQIPTLRDQINQLYASLSPGNSYTVNSDLLNGSDGWFIRLAPGEKVLSASITLQGALFFNTFLPTGQTAGCAPDVGTSRLYATNLVDGSALYQQTVDGESVPIRSVNLVRPGIAPSPTVIPTTDGSVLISGTEVDPFKQCALTNSCVDDVPVECRKDVPFCRPGNNIQPTYWREQ, encoded by the coding sequence ATGAAGCCATTCGCCCAATCTCTGATCAGCGCTGGTGCGGCCTTCCTGTACATGAGCATCTCCGCCACCGTAGCCCTGGCCGACGACACCGAGATCTACGTTGGCCTCACTCCGAAGGCAGACAAGAAAACCAACCCCAACGTGCTGCTGGTGCTCGACACGTCCGGCTCTATGTCCAGTGGTGTAACAGGTACAACCTGCACAGCGGGAAGCACCATTATCGATCTTTGCGACGGAAGCGGCAGAAACGCGAAACTCAGTCGCCTCGGCGTCGTCAAGCTGGTAACCGCAGAGCTCATCAATGAACTCAAGGCGGATGGGAAAATCAACTTCGGCCTGATGCGCTTCGACATGCAGGCCCAGGGCGGCATGATCACCTACCCCATCGCTCCCATCACCGACGGTGCCGACACCATCATCCAGCGCCTAAATCGGTATCGCGCGAACGGCAACACCCCCCTGTCGGAAACGCTATACGAAGCCGCGCGCTACTATCGGGGAGACCGTGTCTACTATGGGCTTACCAGCTCGACCAAGGACACCGAGGGCTCGAACCCTCCAACGGTCTTCACGCCTAGCGTGCGCCAGTCCTATACCGGCAGCAACATCACCGAATACAGCAATCTCAGCACGTCCTATAGCCGAAATAACGCCAAGTACATTTCGCCGATCGAGAGCTCCTGCCAGAAGAACCACATCATTTACCTGACGGACGGCGCCCCCACCGGTGACACGGATGCATCGGATGCCATCCGCTCCCTGACGGGCAAAAGTTGCGGTAACAACAACGGCGAATGCATGGATGAACTATCGGAGTACCTATTCGAGGAAGATCAATCCAGCATCCAGGACGGCAAGCAGACCGTCACCACCCACACCATCGGTTTCTTCGAAGACAGCCCGTTGCTCGAAAGTACGGCAACACGCGGTGGCGGCAAGTACTACACGGCTGACGACGTGTCCGGCCTGATCAAATCACTGCGCACCATCCTCAACGAGATCCTTGCGCAGAACACCACGTTCACGACGCCCACAGTCTCGGTGAGCGCCTACAACAACATCGGTTATCGCAACGAGCTGTACTACGCGCTGTTCCGCCCGGCCCAGGGCAGCCGCTGGCCGGGCAACGTCAAGCGTTACAAGCTGGGCAAGGACGCCAACGGTGCTGCAGAGATTCAGGACGCCAATGGGCGCGCAGCGATCAGCTACAGCGGCGATGACGCCGGCTTCTTCAAGACCACAGCCCAGAGTTGGTGGAGCCCCACCGTGGATGGCGCCGACGTCAGCAAGGGCGGCGCATCCAGCCAGCTCACCACCCCGACGACCCGCAAGCTCTACACTTATACAGGTGCGGAACTCCCGCCAGGGTCCACCTCGGCGACCCTGAGCAGCTATCCGCTCGTCACCGGCACTGCGGGCAACCATGTCACGGCCACCATGCTCGGCGACCAGAACATGACGGCTCAAATGCGCACCCAGATCATCAACTGGGCGCGAGGCAATGAGCTGGACAAGGATGGAAATGTCGTTGGCAACAACCTGTTCATAGGCGACCTGCTGCACAACGAGCCCAAGCTGGTTTCCTACCGAGTGGACAACTCCACGACCACTCCGCAGGAAACCCTCTACATGTTCTTCGGCACCAACCAGGGCGGGCTGCACGCAGTCGACCCCACCAACGGTGCGGAAAAATTTGCCTTCATCCCGAAAGAGCTACTGCCCAATCTGAAGGACTACTACCAGAACCCGCAAGGCGTGGACACCAAGCGCTATGGCCTTGATGGCCATATCACCGTCTGGGTCGAGTATGCCGATGCCGTTGCGAATGTCCGGAGCGCCAACCGGGTCAATGTCATCGCGGGCATGCGCCGGGGTGGCCGGAACTACTATGCGCTGAATGTGCTGGACATCGACTCGCCGAAGCTGAAATGGGTAATCAAGGGCGGTACTGGCGGCACCACAGGCTTTGAGAAACTCGGCCAGACCTGGTCCGCAGCCAAACTGGCCAAGGTCAAATGGAATGGAGCCATCAAGCCCGTACTCTTCTTCTCCGGTGGCTATGATCCGACCCAGGACAATGACAGCCCCAACCTGCCGCGCAACGACAGCTACGGCAATGCCCTCTACATGGTCGACGCCGATACCGGCAGCCTGCTGTGGCGTGCAGGGCATACCAGCGAAACGGGCGCCAACCTCACGATCAGCACGATGACCAACAGCATTCCTGGCGGCCCGACCCTGGTCGACATCACCGGTGACGGCCTGGTGGACACCATGTTCATGGCTGACATGAGGGGGCAGGTGTTCCGCTTCGATATTCGCCAGAACAATACCGGCGCCGCCAACTTCGCCACTGGAGGCCGAATCGCCCGCCTGGGCGACGACAACTCGATCACCAGCGATGACAGCGCCTCAAGCAACCGTCGGTTCTACTATGCCCCGGACGTGTCGCTGGTACGCGAGCGCGGCGGCAATACTTACTACACCATCGCCCTGGGCAGCGGCTGGCGCGAGCACCCGTTGAACGAAACCACCGTGGACCGTTTCTACGCCTTGCGTGATCGAAACGTCCTTTCTGCCCCGACCACCTATGCCACGATGACCGAGGCAAACATGGTGGACGCGACCGGCGTCAATCTGAGCGATGCGGAGTACGAGCAGACCAAGCAGGAAATCGACCAGAAACTCGCGCTGATCGAGCAATACAACACTGCGGCGGTGACCGCAGAAGCGAACTTCGACCAGTACAAGGTGAGCATCGGACATACCGCAAAACGCGACGCCCTCCTGGCCAAGAACACCGAGATAACCACCCTGCGCCAGGAGCTCGACACCCTGGGCGCCACGATCGATGCCCTCGAGTCTGAATTGGGGCGCATTGCCCCGGCCAATGACCAGCAGACCCAGGTCGTAGAAACCCAGGGACTGGTCAAGGACCTCACGGACAAGCTGGTCGGACTGAAAGACAGCGCGCAGATTGCAGCGATAACCACCATCCAGAACCAACTGGCCTCGCTGTACAACACGCAATTGTCCATCCAGGGCGTAATCGCGACCAAGGAAGCAGCCATTCAGCAGAAGCAGCAAGCCATTGCCGCCACCGCCGCTGCGGGCCAACCCACCGCAACCCTGCAGCAGGAACTGGTTGCCCTGCAGGAAGGGCTCTACGGCCGACCGGACGATCCGGATACCACCGAGGACGACAGTTCTCCCGCCGATCCGAATCTGACCATGCGCACCGCATTGATCAGCGATACGAACAGCGCTGAACTCAGCACGCTGCAGAACAACCTGGTGACAACGCTGAATGACCTGCTGCTGGCAATGCAAAACAGCGACCAGAGCCAGATCGACCAGAAACAAGGCGAGCTGACCACGGCGTCCAATGCCTTGAACGACAAATTGGGCAGCCTGGGAATCAGCAACCTCTCCGGCAGCAACCTTGCCGTGAGCGACCTGCTGGCACGTGATGAGACGACCAAACAGAAAGAATTGGCGGCCCAGGAGCAGAATCTCGCCACATCGATCAGCAATCAGACGGCAACGCTGGATTCGCGCACCGCGAGCCTGAACACCGCCATTGCCGAACGGGATGTCATCCAAGGTGAAATGGATACACTGGCGGCACGCCCGTACGATGCAAGCAGCAACCTGCTCACCTCCGCCCAGCTTGCCGACGCTCGCGCCAATGATGCGGACGGTACCCTCACCTGGTTCGAGGCGTACAACTATCTGCTTCTGGCCGCTCGCGGCGTGGCCCAGAGCCAGATTCCCACATTGCGCGACCAAATCAACCAGCTCTACGCAAGCCTGTCCCCTGGCAACAGCTATACGGTGAATTCGGACCTTCTGAATGGCAGTGACGGTTGGTTCATCCGACTGGCGCCCGGGGAGAAGGTCCTTTCGGCCTCCATCACGCTGCAGGGAGCGCTGTTCTTCAATACCTTCCTGCCTACCGGACAGACTGCCGGCTGCGCACCGGATGTGGGAACCAGCCGCCTTTACGCCACCAACTTGGTGGATGGCTCGGCCCTGTACCAGCAGACGGTCGACGGCGAATCCGTCCCGATCCGTAGCGTTAACCTCGTTCGTCCCGGTATCGCCCCCAGCCCAACGGTGATACCGACCACTGACGGCTCCGTCCTGATCAGCGGTACCGAAGTAGACCCATTCAAGCAATGCGCGCTGACCAACAGCTGCGTTGATGATGTTCCGGTTGAATGCCGCAAGGACGTCCCCTTCTGCCGACCTGGCAACAACATTCAGCCGACCTACTGGAGAGAACAGTGA
- a CDS encoding pilus assembly PilX family protein has protein sequence MAIFPSQKGSSLIIALVFLAVLTAAGIAAFTMSTTEERMSSNAQFRGAAFQTSYSEIRAQLEFLRKDATRIDSVRAFDRPRVSPVDSRLPEKRQPLTNLTTRLNSTNIPGGNTNVNLTYLGERVAESSSLDKFYNYAFELNVKRELTSGAYSDQVQGFNIQMPKP, from the coding sequence ATGGCCATTTTCCCCAGCCAGAAGGGCTCCAGCCTGATCATCGCCCTGGTGTTCCTGGCGGTACTCACCGCCGCGGGCATAGCGGCGTTCACGATGTCCACCACCGAAGAGCGCATGTCCAGCAACGCCCAGTTCCGTGGCGCGGCCTTTCAGACTTCGTATAGCGAGATCCGGGCTCAACTCGAATTTCTGCGCAAGGACGCGACCCGCATCGACAGCGTCCGGGCATTCGACCGCCCGCGTGTATCCCCCGTGGACTCCAGGCTCCCCGAGAAACGGCAGCCATTGACGAACCTGACTACTCGCCTGAACAGCACGAACATCCCGGGTGGGAACACCAACGTAAATCTCACCTATCTGGGCGAGCGCGTGGCCGAAAGCAGCAGTCTGGACAAGTTCTACAACTACGCCTTCGAGCTGAACGTCAAACGCGAGCTCACAAGCGGTGCCTATTCGGACCAGGTCCAAGGCTTCAACATACAGATGCCGAAACCATGA
- a CDS encoding PilW family protein, with product MKQIKYRHQAGVTIVELMIALLLSTILIGGVLQVFLSSSRTYSMAESLARTQENGRFALEFIAQSARQAGYLEPYLLINKRLPLADTNCNWPSTADAHCTANGASSDQVAFVLQPAEIKDDPTSTARRRDCAGNDVAEDTVIANVFHIAAADANNRYPSLACTTFDVTDPTTFQTVRLVDGVENLQLLYGVSTSGDPQSVNQFVSANRVTNWSSVSAVRIAVLASSMTRASGDAANPSEFTLLDARVTAPNDGLTRQVFTTTVRFHNLD from the coding sequence ATGAAACAGATCAAGTACCGGCATCAGGCCGGCGTGACAATCGTAGAGTTGATGATCGCGCTGCTGCTCAGCACGATTCTGATTGGCGGGGTGCTCCAGGTATTTCTCTCCAGCAGCCGCACCTACTCCATGGCCGAATCCCTGGCTCGGACTCAGGAGAACGGTCGGTTCGCCCTGGAATTCATCGCGCAGAGCGCTCGCCAGGCCGGATACCTGGAACCCTACCTGCTGATCAACAAGCGCCTGCCGCTAGCCGATACCAATTGCAACTGGCCAAGCACCGCCGACGCACACTGCACGGCAAACGGTGCCAGCAGCGATCAGGTGGCCTTCGTTCTCCAGCCAGCGGAGATTAAGGATGACCCCACCAGCACAGCCCGGCGCAGGGACTGTGCCGGCAATGACGTAGCGGAAGACACCGTGATCGCCAACGTGTTCCACATCGCAGCGGCGGACGCCAACAACCGCTATCCGTCCCTGGCCTGCACCACCTTCGACGTGACAGATCCGACGACCTTCCAGACCGTACGCCTGGTAGACGGCGTGGAAAACCTGCAATTGCTCTATGGCGTGAGCACTTCTGGCGACCCCCAGAGCGTCAATCAGTTCGTATCTGCCAACCGCGTTACCAACTGGTCCAGCGTCAGTGCCGTTCGCATCGCCGTGCTCGCCAGTTCCATGACCCGAGCTTCGGGCGACGCGGCCAATCCGAGCGAGTTCACCCTGCTCGATGCCCGGGTGACTGCACCAAACGACGGACTGACCCGCCAGGTATTCACCACCACAGTCCGCTTCCACAATCTCGACTAA
- the pilV gene encoding type IV pilus modification protein PilV, with product MIEVLVTLLVFTIGLLGLAGLQLKALQGTNDGVQRAHATWLLQDFADRIYANGNATIADYSGAAPNCSALPNPACADFYNAATGAKVNGSSCTAAQMASFDRWEAVCRYRDTATYQANNTAKLIRSNSRDFINIQALNIAARDSNGDTVNDSLDLTLSWRGKGGQNAANSDGDNQSAQMTIRK from the coding sequence ATGATCGAAGTCCTGGTAACCCTTCTGGTCTTCACCATCGGCTTGCTCGGTCTGGCCGGACTCCAGCTCAAGGCCCTTCAAGGCACCAACGATGGTGTTCAACGCGCCCACGCGACCTGGCTGCTGCAGGATTTCGCGGATCGCATCTATGCCAATGGCAACGCGACGATCGCCGACTACAGTGGTGCAGCCCCGAACTGCAGTGCGCTGCCAAACCCTGCCTGCGCCGATTTCTATAACGCCGCGACGGGTGCGAAGGTCAATGGAAGCAGCTGCACCGCGGCGCAGATGGCCAGTTTCGATCGCTGGGAAGCGGTTTGCCGCTATCGGGACACTGCGACCTATCAGGCCAACAACACCGCCAAACTCATCCGCAGTAACAGCCGCGACTTCATCAATATTCAGGCCCTCAACATCGCCGCGCGCGACTCCAACGGAGACACGGTGAATGACTCACTCGACCTGACGCTCTCCTGGAGAGGCAAAGGTGGACAGAACGCCGCCAATAGCGATGGCGACAATCAGTCGGCCCAGATGACGATCAGGAAGTGA
- a CDS encoding GspH/FimT family pseudopilin has product MLTAHPYDPSDYPESIETIISLLMLTPRLISMDQQMPESRGFTLIELMIAIALLAIITSLAVPSMGTFLLNQRVAGQATALSTALQFARSEATAKNRRIRVVPVTNSTNGWNQGWCVVLGELSNCNGDVLRRYDAVPAGVEIDSDYVQTGNVLTFRRDGTRDPAVSGGIKVSADNLSATGKRARCLTLDAIGRVSIAAINPADDC; this is encoded by the coding sequence ATGCTGACCGCTCACCCTTACGATCCTTCCGACTATCCAGAGAGCATTGAGACGATAATTAGCCTGCTTATGCTCACCCCTAGGCTTATCAGCATGGATCAGCAAATGCCTGAATCTCGCGGCTTTACGCTTATCGAACTCATGATAGCGATCGCGCTCCTCGCAATCATCACTTCCCTCGCAGTTCCCTCGATGGGCACCTTTCTCCTGAATCAACGAGTGGCCGGTCAGGCCACTGCACTGTCGACGGCTCTTCAATTCGCCCGTTCCGAAGCTACAGCCAAGAACCGGCGCATCCGAGTCGTTCCGGTTACCAACAGTACCAACGGCTGGAACCAGGGCTGGTGCGTGGTTCTCGGTGAGCTGAGCAACTGCAATGGTGACGTGCTGCGCAGATATGACGCCGTGCCCGCAGGTGTGGAAATCGACAGCGACTATGTCCAGACAGGCAACGTGCTCACTTTCCGGCGCGACGGCACTCGCGATCCGGCAGTGTCTGGAGGAATAAAGGTCAGCGCGGACAACCTTTCCGCAACGGGCAAGCGTGCGCGTTGCCTGACCCTGGATGCGATCGGTCGTGTATCGATAGCAGCAATCAATCCTGCCGACGACTGCTAA
- a CDS encoding GspH/FimT family pseudopilin, with protein sequence MKRNRQAAVTLLELLIVITIVCAIAMLMPSFLEFSAKARIRQFEQQLFLLVQQARLHAATRRVRVTVCPLDDNQRCHRNWNAPISAFEDPAGKRRLDHDDKLIATAPALPLIDVDWKGMGGNRAIHFNLHGHTAVTNGRVRLCRQGKVIRELVLNRQGRLRRSVTEDSQC encoded by the coding sequence ATGAAGCGAAATCGGCAAGCCGCAGTCACACTTCTGGAATTACTGATCGTCATCACTATCGTCTGCGCAATCGCGATGCTGATGCCTTCCTTCCTCGAGTTCTCAGCCAAGGCCAGGATCAGGCAATTCGAGCAGCAACTCTTTCTGCTGGTTCAGCAAGCTCGCCTGCATGCCGCCACCCGTCGAGTCAGAGTAACGGTGTGCCCTCTCGATGATAACCAGAGGTGTCATCGGAATTGGAACGCTCCGATCAGTGCATTCGAAGATCCAGCCGGAAAGAGACGCCTGGATCACGACGACAAGCTGATCGCCACCGCTCCCGCGCTACCGCTGATAGACGTCGACTGGAAGGGGATGGGAGGCAATCGCGCAATCCACTTCAATCTCCATGGCCACACCGCAGTTACCAACGGGCGCGTGCGCCTCTGCCGGCAGGGCAAGGTGATTCGTGAATTAGTGCTCAATCGACAAGGGCGGTTGAGGCGCAGCGTGACTGAAGACTCGCAATGCTGA
- the thiO gene encoding glycine oxidase ThiO, with the protein MGSVCVVGGGAIGLLSALELARNGQQVCLLERGDTGRESSWAGGGIVSPLYPWRYSSAVTALAHWSQDFYPQLGQRLLAETGIDPEVHETGLYWLDLDDEAEALAWAAREGRPLSSVELDKVHTAVPPLGLGFQRAIYMAGVANVRNPRLTRALREALLRMPNVSLRENCEVRGFVRRDGRVVGVSTPEGEVLVDRVVLAAGAWSGELLRHLGMVLPVEPVKGQMILFKCAADFLPAMVLAKGRYAIPRRDGHILVGSTLEHAGFDKTPTGDALESLKASAFELLPQLEDAELVGHWAGLRPGSPEGIPFIGPVPGADGLWLNCGHYRNGLVLAPASCRLLTDLMLDRKPIIDPAPYAPVGRLG; encoded by the coding sequence TTGGGAAGTGTTTGTGTGGTCGGCGGCGGTGCCATAGGTCTTCTGAGCGCCCTGGAGTTGGCGCGCAATGGGCAGCAGGTCTGCCTGCTGGAGCGCGGCGATACGGGGCGCGAGTCTTCCTGGGCGGGGGGCGGTATCGTTTCTCCGCTGTATCCATGGCGATACAGCAGTGCGGTAACGGCGTTGGCACATTGGTCCCAGGACTTTTACCCACAACTCGGTCAGCGCTTGCTCGCTGAAACCGGGATAGATCCCGAAGTCCACGAGACCGGCCTCTACTGGCTGGATCTTGATGACGAGGCTGAAGCCCTGGCCTGGGCGGCCCGTGAAGGGCGGCCGCTGTCGTCAGTCGAATTGGATAAGGTGCATACCGCTGTGCCTCCGCTGGGGCTTGGGTTCCAGCGTGCCATCTACATGGCGGGTGTGGCCAACGTGCGGAATCCTCGCCTGACCCGTGCCCTGCGCGAAGCCTTGTTGCGGATGCCGAATGTATCGCTGAGGGAGAACTGCGAGGTGCGCGGTTTCGTCCGGCGGGACGGGCGCGTGGTCGGCGTGAGTACGCCTGAAGGCGAGGTGCTGGTGGATCGCGTGGTACTGGCGGCCGGTGCCTGGAGCGGTGAGCTGCTGCGGCATCTGGGGATGGTTCTGCCGGTGGAGCCGGTGAAAGGGCAGATGATTCTCTTCAAGTGCGCGGCGGACTTCCTGCCGGCCATGGTACTGGCCAAGGGGCGTTACGCGATTCCGCGTCGGGACGGGCACATCCTGGTGGGTAGCACGCTGGAGCATGCCGGCTTCGACAAGACGCCCACAGGCGATGCGCTGGAAAGTCTCAAGGCGTCGGCTTTCGAGTTGCTGCCGCAACTCGAGGACGCCGAGCTGGTCGGTCACTGGGCGGGCTTGCGCCCCGGCTCGCCGGAGGGCATCCCGTTCATCGGTCCCGTGCCGGGCGCGGACGGCCTGTGGCTGAACTGCGGTCACTACCGCAACGGGCTGGTGCTGGCGCCCGCGTCGTGCCGGCTGTTGACGGACCTGATGCTGGACCGCAAGCCCATCATCGATCCGGCGCCCTACGCGCCGGTTGGGCGTCTGGGCTGA
- a CDS encoding sigma-54-dependent transcriptional regulator: MTRQRALIVDDEPDIRELLEITLGRMKLDTRSARNLKEAREWLGREPFDLCLTDMRLPDGTGLELVQYIQQRHPMVPVAMITAYGSLDTAVNALKAGAFDFVTKPVDLGRLRELVNTALRLSSPEEGEAPVDGRLLGSSPPMNALRKQIQKLARSQAPVYISGESGSGKELVARLIHEQGPRAERPFVPVNCGAIPSELMESEFFGHKKGSFTGAVEDKQGLFQAANGGTLFLDEVADLPLAMQVKLLRAIQEKAIRAVGGQQEVVVDVRILSATHKDLAAEVAAGRFRQDLYYRLNVIELSVPPLRERREDIPLLADSMLKRLAQQSGLPAASLAPEALDKLKCYRFPGNVRELENMLERAYTLCEDDQIQARDLRLAEASGAAEAGEASLAQIDNLEDYLEDIERKLIMQALEETRWNRTAAAQRLGLTFRSMRYRLKKLGID, encoded by the coding sequence ATGACCCGACAGAGAGCCCTGATCGTCGACGACGAGCCCGATATCCGCGAGTTGCTGGAAATCACCCTCGGCCGGATGAAGCTCGACACTCGCAGCGCCCGCAACCTCAAGGAGGCCCGCGAATGGCTGGGTCGCGAGCCCTTCGACCTGTGCCTGACCGACATGCGCCTGCCCGATGGCACCGGCCTGGAACTGGTGCAATACATCCAGCAGCGGCACCCGATGGTCCCGGTGGCGATGATCACCGCCTACGGCAGCCTCGACACCGCCGTGAACGCGCTCAAGGCGGGCGCCTTCGACTTCGTCACCAAGCCGGTGGATCTCGGCCGCCTGCGTGAGCTGGTCAACACTGCCCTGCGCCTCAGCTCTCCCGAGGAGGGCGAAGCGCCGGTGGACGGTCGCCTGCTGGGCAGCTCGCCGCCCATGAACGCCCTGCGCAAGCAGATCCAGAAACTCGCCCGCAGCCAGGCGCCGGTGTACATCAGCGGCGAATCGGGCAGCGGCAAGGAGCTGGTGGCGCGGCTGATCCACGAGCAGGGTCCCCGCGCAGAGCGCCCCTTCGTGCCAGTCAACTGCGGCGCCATTCCTTCCGAGCTGATGGAAAGCGAATTCTTCGGCCACAAGAAGGGCAGCTTCACCGGCGCGGTGGAAGACAAGCAGGGCCTGTTCCAGGCCGCCAACGGCGGCACCCTGTTCCTGGACGAAGTCGCCGACCTGCCGCTGGCCATGCAGGTCAAGCTGCTGCGCGCCATTCAGGAGAAAGCCATTCGCGCCGTGGGCGGACAGCAGGAAGTCGTGGTCGATGTGCGCATCCTCAGCGCCACCCACAAGGACCTGGCCGCCGAAGTGGCCGCCGGCCGTTTCCGCCAGGACCTCTACTACCGCCTCAACGTCATCGAACTCAGCGTGCCGCCGTTGCGCGAACGCCGCGAAGACATTCCGCTCCTGGCCGATTCCATGCTCAAGCGCCTGGCCCAGCAGAGTGGACTGCCAGCCGCCAGCCTCGCCCCGGAAGCCCTCGACAAACTCAAGTGCTACCGTTTTCCCGGCAACGTGCGCGAGCTGGAGAACATGCTCGAGCGCGCCTACACACTCTGCGAGGATGACCAGATCCAGGCCCGCGACCTGCGCCTTGCCGAAGCCAGCGGCGCCGCCGAGGCAGGAGAGGCCAGCCTGGCGCAGATCGACAATCTGGAAGACTACCTGGAGGACATCGAGCGCAAGCTGATCATGCAGGCGCTCGAAGAAACCCGCTGGAACCGCACCGCCGCAGCCCAGCGCCTGGGCCTGACCTTCCGCTCGATGCGTTATCGGCTGAAGAAGCTGGGCATCGATTGA